In Massilia violaceinigra, one DNA window encodes the following:
- a CDS encoding lysophospholipid acyltransferase family protein, with protein MNAFFRIQRDALLGLQRLIVGGAAFYDVPPVHPCVYFANHTSHLDTTGLLAAIPPIMRDRTRPVAGADYWDKTALRRYIAHSLLNVVLVDRAKGGAEALVPLTEALDQQDSLIVFPEGTRKDATLPGEFKSGLYHLSRDRPTLALVPVYQQNLHRALPKGAPLPLPLLCRSHFGAPLYNDRGEDKETFLARMHQAVCDLADTF; from the coding sequence GTGAACGCGTTCTTTCGCATCCAGCGCGACGCCTTGCTCGGCCTGCAGCGCCTGATCGTGGGCGGCGCCGCTTTTTACGACGTGCCGCCCGTCCATCCCTGCGTGTATTTCGCCAATCACACCAGCCATCTCGATACGACGGGCTTGCTGGCCGCCATTCCGCCCATCATGCGCGACCGCACGCGCCCGGTTGCCGGCGCTGACTACTGGGACAAGACGGCACTGCGCCGCTATATCGCGCACAGCTTGCTGAACGTGGTGCTGGTCGACCGCGCCAAGGGCGGCGCCGAGGCCCTGGTCCCGCTGACCGAGGCGCTCGACCAGCAGGATTCGCTGATCGTGTTTCCCGAGGGAACGCGCAAGGATGCGACCTTGCCGGGCGAATTCAAATCCGGGCTGTATCACCTGAGCCGTGACCGACCGACCCTGGCCCTGGTCCCGGTGTACCAGCAAAACCTGCACCGCGCGCTGCCCAAGGGCGCCCCGCTGCCGTTGCCGCTGCTGTGCCGCTCGCATTTCGGCGCGCCGCTGTACAACGACCGCGGCGAGGATAAGGAAACCTTCCTCGCCCGCATGCACCAGGCCGTGTGCGACCTGGCGGATACCTTCTGA
- a CDS encoding CDP-alcohol phosphatidyltransferase family protein encodes MSPNQISVFSIVFAALGAAALIRGGLFMQHSAPYLVAAALCIQGRLLCNLFDGMVAVEYNKATPLGPVFNEFPDRIADSLLLVAAGYAAADPVLGWLAALAAALTAYVRVYGASCGLGHDFRGPMAKQHRMAVLTVACLVAAAVPVLPLGYATMGVAMAIIALLSLVTCVTRTLALCRQLEQKARP; translated from the coding sequence ATCAGCCCCAATCAGATTTCCGTTTTCAGCATCGTCTTTGCCGCCCTCGGCGCCGCTGCGCTCATACGCGGCGGTCTCTTCATGCAGCATTCCGCCCCGTACCTGGTCGCCGCCGCGCTGTGTATCCAGGGCCGCCTCTTGTGCAATCTGTTCGATGGCATGGTGGCCGTCGAGTACAACAAGGCCACGCCGCTCGGCCCCGTGTTCAACGAATTCCCCGACCGTATCGCCGATTCGCTGCTGCTGGTCGCCGCCGGCTATGCCGCCGCCGATCCCGTGCTCGGCTGGCTCGCAGCCTTGGCCGCTGCGCTGACCGCCTACGTGCGCGTGTATGGCGCTTCCTGCGGCCTCGGCCACGATTTCCGCGGCCCCATGGCCAAGCAGCACCGGATGGCCGTCCTCACCGTGGCCTGCCTGGTCGCCGCCGCCGTCCCGGTGCTTCCGCTCGGCTACGCCACCATGGGCGTGGCCATGGCCATCATCGCCCTACTCAGCCTGGTCACCTGCGTCACGCGCACGCTGGCCCTGTGCCGCCAGCTCGAACAGAAAGCCAGGCCGTGA